The window CGACGCCGAGGATCTTGCGCAGGACGTGCTGGCGAAGCTCGTGACGGGCCTGCGCCGGTTCGAGTACGACGCCGCGCGAGGGAAGTTCCGGGGGTATCTCTTCCGCTGCGTGCGTGGCGCGCTGGCGGACCACACCGCCTCACGTGCCCGGCACCCCGTCGGCCCGCGCGACGATCGAACCGCGTTCGACGCGGTCGCTGGCCGGCGCCCGCAGGACGACCCGCTCTACGCCGAGTTCGAGCGCGACTGGGTCGATCACCACTACCGCCTGGCCGTGCAGCGATACCGCGAGGCGTCGGACGAGCGTGGCGCGGCGTTGCTCGACGCGACGCTCGCGGGCGTCCCGGCTCGCGAGATCGGCCAGACGCACGGGATGAGCGAGAACGCGGTGCACAAGGCGCAGCAGCGCCTGCGCGAGCGGCTCCGCGAACTCATCGAGGAGCAGGTCCGCGACGAGGAGTGCGGCGATGGGCGAGCGTCCTGACGACGGCTCGGGAGCAATCGGCGGCGGCGCCGGGGCAGCACTGCACACGGACGTCGAACGCCTCTTCGAGTTCGACGCCCCGGCGTGGCTCGACCGTGTGCGCGACGCCGTGCGGGTGAGGGCGCTCGGACGCCTGGGGCCGGTTGTCCCCGTGGGCCCTGCCGCGCCGACGAAGGTCTGACCCTGACCCGCCCGGATGAGCGATCCACCCACGAAGGCCGGATCGTGGTGATTGACAGCCGTCCACCCGGCGTGGGCCACGCCGACCGCCGCGAGCATGGTTGCCGCCGCCACGCCGACAATCGTTCTACGAGCCATCGGTCCTCTCCCTTCGATACCGCCCTGCCGCGAGCTCGCGCTGATCCTCAGCACGCACCGACACCCCCCGGACGGCCACACGTAAGTACCCCGCGCGGCACCGCACCCTGACACGAAGCGGAAAAAACCGACGGCCTCGGTGTCCCCGCGCCCCCGCTGCCTCGCCGCCCCCGCGACCCCCACCCGGCAGCGCGGCTCCGCGGGCCCGCGCCCCAGCGGCGCCGCCGAGTGGTGCCACGGGCACGCCCACAAAAGAAAACCGGGCGCCCGCGAGGGCGCCCGGAGGGGGGGCTCAGAATCTCGGCCTCGGCCCGCGGGACAAGCCCGCACGCCATCAGGCGCGGCGGCGGCGAACGCCCAGCACGCCCAGCCCAGCGAACGCGAGACCCGCGCCGGTGGGGAGGGGGATGATCTGGAAGTTCGACTCCTTGAGGCCGATCACGTAGCGAGTAAGTTCGTCTCCTCCCGCGCCGGTGCGGTAGCCGCGGATCTGGCCGGTGAGCGTCCAGTTGAACGTGGACAGGTCCATGTCGGAGACGATGCGCTGGGTGTGCTGGGTGCCCGGGGGAGGCGAGCCGGGGTTCTCCGGATTCTCCACCTGCCCGCCGGTGAGCAGCGAGTTGTCGGCGACGGTGAGCCCGGCCGAAGTGAAGGCGAGGTTCGACCACTGCATCTGCGAGGGGTTGAAGCGGGCGTCGGCGAAGAGCTGAATCGTGTTGAACGAGCGGTTCGGGGCGAAGCCATTCAGCGTCGCGACCGAGTTGGTCGTGCCGGCCGGAAGCGGGCTGCTGAAAGTGCCCCAAGCCAGGTTGAACGCGGCATTGGTGTTTGTGTTGACCATCCGGAAGATCATGCCTTCGCCAGCGATGAAGTTCACGCTGAAGTTGAACACGACGTTGTTCAACTGGGTGTTGTTGCCGAGACCATGAGAAATGAACTGGCCGGGATTGGTGCCCAGGCCATGGTCGAGCGACATGTCGAAGTTGGTGTTCGACATGCGGTACTTGGCCTGACCGACGCTGCCGGTCTCGGTGTAGTTCGAAACCTTGGCCGAGTTCAGCCACACGTTGCCCGCGAGGGCCTGTCCGGAGGCCACGGCGAGCGCCGCGGCGATGATCGTCGTCTTCATTGATCCAATCTCCCCTGGGTACACACGAAACCCGAGCACGCTCGCGTTCGAGCGAGTGGCTCGGAGAATACGGGGTTCAAACAGCGGGTCAAGCGACCGGCGCATGAATTACGCGATGATCGGCAAGGGAATTGCACTGCCCTTATGCACGTCCATCCGTTATCGGACGGTCGTCCCGTTCCGGACTGCGCCCTTCCGGGTGTGCGGCCGCGAGTGGGTATCGTTGCCCGCCGCAGGACGCACCCACTGGAACACCCCTCGATGGCGACGAGCGCAGATATCGGCGGGTCGAGCGCGATCGAGGAACGCGGGGACGAGCGGCGAGACGGCGACGCGGCACGCTGGTGGGTGCTGCGGGTGAAAGCCCGCCAGGAGAAGACGGTCGCCCGGACGCTCGACGCCGCGGGCGTGGAGTTTTTGCTGCCCGTCCAGCGACGGCGGCAGGCCTGGGCGCGCGGCCGGGTGTACGAGATCCCGCTGTTCCCGGGGTACGTATTCGCGCGGAGCGCCGGACGCCTGTCGGACCGCGAGCTGGGCGTCGGGCGGGTCGTGCAGGTGATCCGCGTCGAGGACCAGGCACGCCTGGACCACGAACTGCGACAGATCCGCCTCGCGATGGAGGCGGGGGTGGTGCTGGCGCCGGCGAAGTACCTGGAACGCGGCACGCGGGTGGTGGTGACGGGCGGCGCGCTGCGCGGCGTGGAGGGCGTGGTCGAAGGGCTCGACGCGCCCGACCGGGTGTACCTGCAGGTGCACACGCTGGGACGAGCCCTGACGGTGGAGGTTTCGCCGACGCTGGTGGCGCGC of the Planctomycetota bacterium genome contains:
- a CDS encoding sigma-70 family RNA polymerase sigma factor: MGGTTGQLPSTSATLLGRLRDPADAAAWVEFDRRYRDLIVRFLQARGLQKADAEDLAQDVLAKLVTGLRRFEYDAARGKFRGYLFRCVRGALADHTASRARHPVGPRDDRTAFDAVAGRRPQDDPLYAEFERDWVDHHYRLAVQRYREASDERGAALLDATLAGVPAREIGQTHGMSENAVHKAQQRLRERLRELIEEQVRDEECGDGRAS
- a CDS encoding VPLPA-CTERM sorting domain-containing protein, yielding MKTTIIAAALAVASGQALAGNVWLNSAKVSNYTETGSVGQAKYRMSNTNFDMSLDHGLGTNPGQFISHGLGNNTQLNNVVFNFSVNFIAGEGMIFRMVNTNTNAAFNLAWGTFSSPLPAGTTNSVATLNGFAPNRSFNTIQLFADARFNPSQMQWSNLAFTSAGLTVADNSLLTGGQVENPENPGSPPPGTQHTQRIVSDMDLSTFNWTLTGQIRGYRTGAGGDELTRYVIGLKESNFQIIPLPTGAGLAFAGLGVLGVRRRRA
- a CDS encoding transcription termination/antitermination NusG family protein; translation: MATSADIGGSSAIEERGDERRDGDAARWWVLRVKARQEKTVARTLDAAGVEFLLPVQRRRQAWARGRVYEIPLFPGYVFARSAGRLSDRELGVGRVVQVIRVEDQARLDHELRQIRLAMEAGVVLAPAKYLERGTRVVVTGGALRGVEGVVEGLDAPDRVYLQVHTLGRALTVEVSPTLVARAG